CCCAAGATAAAGCCTCCAATCTGGACATGTTCTTAGAGCTAATCGATAAGCGTACCGAGGATCAGTTTGTCCTTGTTCAGATAGACATGTCGCTGGTTCCAGAACGAGATAATAAATTTGCGTTGAAGCCATTCCCGCATTTTTTGATGATTTCAAAGACGGAGAATGAGGATGAGTGGTTTATGTTTGACCCGGATTTTCGTTGGGAGGGCAATGTGAAGAAGGAGACGGTGATCAAAGCCTTCTTGGAAAATCCGTTTGGTGGCGGCTTTATGGTGGATGCGAGTGAAATTAAGGAACCAACCTATGAAATGATCCACGACTATTTCTACGACGCACTCAAGCGTGATCATAACCCGTTCACCCTTGAACTGAAGCAATTGATTACAGACATGGCAGAAGGACGCAATGGATACAACTTGGACATGTTGCTTGCGGCAGTGACTCAAGTGAAAGTGATTGCAATCCGCAAATACAGCTACGAGTACGCATTTCTCTATCTGCAAGATTACCTGCAATACCATCGTGATGAGTTTTTGCGCATTGCCTACAAAGTGGAGGACATCTACCAAGGGTTTACGACAGCTCAGTACTTGTCTGTCAAAATGGCGATGACCAAGAATATGGCGTTGTTGCCTCCGATTATCGAGGCGCTTGAAGAGATTGATCTGATCGAGCTTGAAGTGAAAAAAGAGTTGGAACGTCAGTTTGTTCTGTGGACCCAAATGGATAAAAGTCTCGTCACTGTCGACGAAAAAGGGTGGAGGTAAAGATCATATGAAACTCTCATTGTGCACAATTACTTTTCGCCACCAGTTGATTTCGTTTGCACAGCTTGTTCAATTTGCTCATCGTCATCATTTTGATGGAATCGAGTTATGGGGAACTCACGCCCAGCATCTGTACGATCATGATCGAGTAGAGATGGAGGAGCAGGTAAGGCTGGTCAGGGATCAAGGCATGAGTATCTCCATGCTTAGCGATTATCTGGATATTGCTACTTCATCTGGATTTCAGCGTACATTGGAAAAAGCAAAAAGACTCATTTCACTGGCGAATCTGTTACATGTGAAGCAAATCAGGACGTTTGCTGGACAGAAGGCAAGTCAAGAAGTAGGGCCAGAAGAGCGTGCACGCTATGTGTATCATCTGCAAATCTTATGTAAGATGTGTCAAGAGCACGGGATTCAGCTTTTGGTCGAAACACATCCGAACACGCTTACAGATTCGCTGAGTTCTACACTTGCCTTGTTGCAGGAAGTCAATCATCCTGCACTAAAAGTGAATCTTGATTTTCTTCATATCTGGGAATCCGGTGCTGATCCGATCGATGCGTACGAGCAATTGAGACCGTGGGTAGCTCATTATCATTTGAAAAATATTTCTTCATCGGATCATTTACCAGTATTCGCTCCGCATAATGTATATGCCCCTAACGGCGATCGTGAGGGAATGGTATTGCTCGGTGAAGGTGTTGTAGATTATGGGCCTATTTTAGAAAAGATTGCGGATACGGATTATTTTGCATCGATTGAATGGTTTGGTCAGAGTCCGCAGCGTGTATTAGCGGAAGAGGTAGAGTGGTTGCGGAAGGCAATGATGGTTCGTGCGTAAGTGAAAAAGGTCGGGGGCGCAGGGGTGCTTCCGATCTTTTTTCGTGTAAAAGGAAACCAAGTGCTTCCAGTGAGCGTCTACGTATTGATTACTTATTCGGGAGGACCCTTGATGAAAAAACACCTATTGCTCTCATGCTTGCTGATTTCCTTGCTGGGCATCCTTGTTCCTGGACAAATCAATGCTTCTGCTCCTGCGAAGGCAGACCCTCGCAAGCCAGAGCCAGTCGTCATCTATCAAGTACCGGTAGATGGAAAAGTGACAAAAACCGTGACGAACATGACCTTGATTCACCGGGCGAGCATGTCGCCATCGGGCAGGTTTGTATACGGGGAGCGAATCGGATATGGGAAGACAGACCGAACCATACCGTACCTGTACGATATGCAAACCAAAAAGATGACGCAGCTATCCGGCTATGGCAAATGGTCGCCGAAGCAAGACGCACTCTACGTTCGTGAAAACGGCGGTATCGTAAAGCTCAGTCTTCCAGATGGGAAAAAAACGGTACTCGTCCCGGCAGCAGCTCAGTATCCCGTCCTTGATTTTTCCGTTTCACCGGATGAACAGTACATGGTGTTCACCCGTATGGACATGCTCTCTTC
The window above is part of the Brevibacillus brevis NBRC 100599 genome. Proteins encoded here:
- a CDS encoding DUF6005 family protein is translated as MVKVHCIISCLCEVIKRRTKIDYRPYYFGIWDAEYSITDQGVVTYYIDNHEEIIKGYERLFRAKVTEWYDHSQDKASNLDMFLELIDKRTEDQFVLVQIDMSLVPERDNKFALKPFPHFLMISKTENEDEWFMFDPDFRWEGNVKKETVIKAFLENPFGGGFMVDASEIKEPTYEMIHDYFYDALKRDHNPFTLELKQLITDMAEGRNGYNLDMLLAAVTQVKVIAIRKYSYEYAFLYLQDYLQYHRDEFLRIAYKVEDIYQGFTTAQYLSVKMAMTKNMALLPPIIEALEEIDLIELEVKKELERQFVLWTQMDKSLVTVDEKGWR
- a CDS encoding sugar phosphate isomerase/epimerase family protein, producing MKLSLCTITFRHQLISFAQLVQFAHRHHFDGIELWGTHAQHLYDHDRVEMEEQVRLVRDQGMSISMLSDYLDIATSSGFQRTLEKAKRLISLANLLHVKQIRTFAGQKASQEVGPEERARYVYHLQILCKMCQEHGIQLLVETHPNTLTDSLSSTLALLQEVNHPALKVNLDFLHIWESGADPIDAYEQLRPWVAHYHLKNISSSDHLPVFAPHNVYAPNGDREGMVLLGEGVVDYGPILEKIADTDYFASIEWFGQSPQRVLAEEVEWLRKAMMVRA